Below is a window of Sulfurimonas sp. DNA.
CGGTGCTATTTTTTACCTTGAGATGCCAAATGATCTAAGTAAACCTTTTGATCTAGATAGACTAAGAGTAGAACTTAACAAAGCTTATACTAGCTACACAGGAACTGGATGCCATTAATATAGGGCATCGTTTCAACCTTTTCTTAAACTTTTCCACCAACTAAATTTCCTTAACAATTTCAAATGTCAAAAATGTGATAAATATATAATAAAAGGAACACTTTGTGTATAAGTTCTAATATATAAATACATTGGACGAATTATGGAAAATATAAAAGAGAAACTACAAGACGGAAGTTTAGTTCCGTTTATAGGTATGGGTGTATTTAAAAATACAACTTCAAAAGATGGCGCTACACTGCCACATGATAGTGATTCGATGATTTTAGCACTTAATAACGGTCGTGCTATGAGTGAAAGACTTATGTATGAATATAGTCGTGCTGCAATGAGTTTGGAGCAAAGAAAGGGTAGAGAGTACATCATTCAGATGACAAACCACATCTACGCATCAAAAGAATACGATATACCATTCGCTTATGAATTTTTTAAAGATATTAAACCAAAGTATATGATAGATACTAATGTTGATGATAGCTCATGTAAAATATATGAAGATGTTGAGCATTTCATGATAACTGGTGTATCGAGAATTACAGCTGATTATGACAGATTTTTAATCTACAAATTTGATCCTTCTACAAAAGAATATACAAGAATAGACAAAGAAGAGTTAAACGATTCACTTCCTATACTTTTCAAACCAATGGGGTGTATGATCCCAGAGATGAACTTCATTATTAGTGATGCAGACTTTGTTGACTGGTTAACAGAAGCGATGGGCGGTTATGCACTTCCTCCATTTTTAAAAGATTATAAAAAAGACAAGTCTTACATGTTCCTGGGTGTTGATTTCTCACGCGATACTTTTAGAATGGTGGCACATGAGATAACACTAGGTTTAGATACTGGTATAATAGTTACGGATAAAGATGAATTAACTAAAAAAGAAAACAAGTTTGTAGACACTCATAATCTTGAAATTGTTAAAGATGAGTGTGATAACTTTTTAAAGAGTTTATAATGAGTAAAGATTTAATTTGTGATTTTTGTGGTAAAGGCGTTAAAGAAGTAGATAAGATTTTCAGTGCTGAGAATGCACATATTTGTAACGAGTGTATAGGTACTTGTTCAGACATAATTCATAAAGAAGAGTTAAAAAAAGAGCGTGCTGAGTTTCAAAGAGGGCTTAGCATACCTACACAGATAAAAGATCACCTTGACAATTATGTAATTGGTCAAGAGGAAGCTAAGAAAGTTTTATCTGTTGCTCTGTACTCACACTATAAGAGAATCGATAAACCTGTATTTAACAATGTAGAGATCGAGAAGAGTAATATTTTACTTGTTGGTCCAACAGGTTCTGGTAAAACACTTTTAGCAAAATCTCTAGCTAAAATTATGGATGTACCTTTCGCAGTTGCAGATGCTACGGCACTTACTGAAGCTGGTTATGTAGGTGAAGATGTTGAGTCTATTTTATCACGTCTTTTAGCTTCTGCTGATTTTGATATTGAGCGTGCTCAAAAAGGTATTATCTACATAGATGAGATCGATAAGATCGCTAATAAAAGCGAGAGTGCGACAAGCGGTAGAGACGTAAGTGGTGAGGGTGTTCAACAAGGTCTTTTAAAAATCTTAGAAGGCGGTGAAGTATATGTACCTGTAAAGGGTAGTAGAAAAAGTTCAGGTGCTGAGACTGTACTTTTTGATACTACACATATTTTATTTATTTGTGGTGGTGCGTTTGTCGGTCTTGTAAAAGATGCGAATGTCGATAAAAAGAAACAGCCTAAAAAGATGGGATTCCTTACTCACAAAGAGGAAGAATTAATCGGAGAAGAGATAGAATCAAAAGATCTTATTAACTTTGGTCTTATTCCTGAATTCATAGGTAGAATCCCTGTTGTAGCAACTCTAAACCAATTATCATTAGATGATCTAATCAAGGTATTAACTGAGCCTAAAAACGCTATTACTAAACAATATCAAGCTCTATTTGAATTAGACGGAATTGAATTAGAATTCAGTGAAGATGCACTTCAAGAGATAGCAAAAATGGCAGAAGAGAAGGGTGTTGGTGCACGTGGTCTTCGTGGTATCATAGAAAAGATTATGTTACCTCTTCAATATGAACTTCCTGCAAAAGAAGATGTAGAGGGTTGTGTTATTACAAAAAGCTTCATCAACGGTGAGAGTGAAATTGAGCTTAAAAAAGCTAAGAAAACTTCTGCTAAAAGCAAGAAGGAGGCAAACTAATGGATGATCAATCAACAGCTTATGAGTGGGCTAAAACTCATAACTTCACTGAAGAAGAGATTCAATATGCTACGATTTTAGCACTTAAGATCTTGGATGATGAGTGTCAGATGGATTATGACAACTATAATTTATTCATGTCTGTGTATGATGGTATAAACGATAAGCCAAATACTCCATTTAACCTAAGTGTCCATAAGATCATAGATCTTGCCCGTGCAAAGGATCCTATAAAAGCTGATCCTATTTATAAAGATGCAATCGGTGAGCTTAGAGTTACTATGATGAAAGATATGCAAAAGCCTATCATGAAGGCATATAAAAATTTAGTATGGGACGTAGTTAGCTGTTAATTATTTGACATACTATAGCTATTAGTTATATAATCTTCTTTTAGGAGTTTATTGATGCTAGATCCTATATTATTAAAAATTGCAAAAACTGCAATACTTAGTAGATTTGATGACAGCTTTGTCATAGATAAAGATCTATTGCTAAAAGAGTATCCATTTTTAAACAAAGACGGTGCATCTTTTGTAACACTAAATTACAATGGTGCTTTACGCGGTTGTATAGGCTCTATAATAGCACATAGAACACTTTTGGATGACATTATAAGCAATGCAAACTCCGCTGCTTTTTCAGATCCTAGATTTTCCCCTTTAAAAACTGACGAACTAGATAAGCTGAACTTGGAAGTATCCGTATTGACCAAGCCAGAACTTTTAAACTATAAAGACTATAATGACTTAAAAGATAAAATAAATGCAGGTACAGACGGACTTATTTTAAAATACGGCTCTTATCAAGGTACATTCTTACCTCAAGTTTGGGAACAGCTACCAGATAAGGAACGTTTTTTAGAACATCTAAGTTACAAAGCAGGCACAAACCCGTCTATTTATGAACATAATCCTGATATTTACGTATATCAGGTCGATGCAATAGAGGAAGATTTCGATGCAGTACTTCCGTTATAAAAATGAAAATGCGATCACTTGTATACTATGCAGACACTATTGTACTTTAAAAGAAAACTCTCATGGTATCTGCGGAATCAACTTTAATGAGAATCAGACACTCGTAAATAAAACATACAATCATCCCTCAGCCGTTCATATAGATCCAATCGAAAAAAAGCCTCTTTACCATTTTTTACCTGCATCAAGTTCTTTGTCTTTAGGTACTGTTGGATGTAACTTCAGGTGCCCGTTTTGTCAGAACTACTCCATATCCCAAACATCTGTAATAGATGAGAATGTAGTGTATACACCTCAAGATATCGTAAGCTTAGCTTTGCAGAATAACTGTAAAAGTATAAGCTATACGTATAATGAACCTACAATTTGGTATCCGTATGCAAAAGATATAGGTATGCTTGCAAAAGAGCATGGTTTGAAAAATGTTTTTGTCTCAAACGGTTATGAGTCACCTGAGACTATAGAAGATATGAACAGTTGGGTAGATGCAATAAATGTAGATCTTAAAAGTTTTTCAAAAGAGTATTATAAAAAGAAACTCAAAGCTGATTTAGACGGCATATTGGATTCTTTAGAGCTGTTTGCAAAAAGTGACATCTGGCTTGAGATCACTACTCTTTTAATACCAGGTGATAATGACAGCGATGAAGAGATAAGAGCTATGGCTGAGTTTGTATCTCAAAAACTAGGGCTTAATATACCTTGGCACTTTAGTGCATTTCATCCTGATTATAAGATGAATAATACTCCTGCTACTTCATTAGAACTTTTAGACAGAGCAAAAAGCA
It encodes the following:
- a CDS encoding SIR2 family protein, giving the protein MENIKEKLQDGSLVPFIGMGVFKNTTSKDGATLPHDSDSMILALNNGRAMSERLMYEYSRAAMSLEQRKGREYIIQMTNHIYASKEYDIPFAYEFFKDIKPKYMIDTNVDDSSCKIYEDVEHFMITGVSRITADYDRFLIYKFDPSTKEYTRIDKEELNDSLPILFKPMGCMIPEMNFIISDADFVDWLTEAMGGYALPPFLKDYKKDKSYMFLGVDFSRDTFRMVAHEITLGLDTGIIVTDKDELTKKENKFVDTHNLEIVKDECDNFLKSL
- the clpX gene encoding ATP-dependent Clp protease ATP-binding subunit ClpX yields the protein MSKDLICDFCGKGVKEVDKIFSAENAHICNECIGTCSDIIHKEELKKERAEFQRGLSIPTQIKDHLDNYVIGQEEAKKVLSVALYSHYKRIDKPVFNNVEIEKSNILLVGPTGSGKTLLAKSLAKIMDVPFAVADATALTEAGYVGEDVESILSRLLASADFDIERAQKGIIYIDEIDKIANKSESATSGRDVSGEGVQQGLLKILEGGEVYVPVKGSRKSSGAETVLFDTTHILFICGGAFVGLVKDANVDKKKQPKKMGFLTHKEEELIGEEIESKDLINFGLIPEFIGRIPVVATLNQLSLDDLIKVLTEPKNAITKQYQALFELDGIELEFSEDALQEIAKMAEEKGVGARGLRGIIEKIMLPLQYELPAKEDVEGCVITKSFINGESEIELKKAKKTSAKSKKEAN
- the amrA gene encoding AmmeMemoRadiSam system protein A, whose amino-acid sequence is MLDPILLKIAKTAILSRFDDSFVIDKDLLLKEYPFLNKDGASFVTLNYNGALRGCIGSIIAHRTLLDDIISNANSAAFSDPRFSPLKTDELDKLNLEVSVLTKPELLNYKDYNDLKDKINAGTDGLILKYGSYQGTFLPQVWEQLPDKERFLEHLSYKAGTNPSIYEHNPDIYVYQVDAIEEDFDAVLPL
- the amrS gene encoding AmmeMemoRadiSam system radical SAM enzyme, giving the protein MQYFRYKNENAITCILCRHYCTLKENSHGICGINFNENQTLVNKTYNHPSAVHIDPIEKKPLYHFLPASSSLSLGTVGCNFRCPFCQNYSISQTSVIDENVVYTPQDIVSLALQNNCKSISYTYNEPTIWYPYAKDIGMLAKEHGLKNVFVSNGYESPETIEDMNSWVDAINVDLKSFSKEYYKKKLKADLDGILDSLELFAKSDIWLEITTLLIPGDNDSDEEIRAMAEFVSQKLGLNIPWHFSAFHPDYKMNNTPATSLELLDRAKSIAQEYGIKYIYLGNVNVDTNTYCNKCGSTLIQRDYFNTKVLSIKDNECTKCQNKIDGVFE